The Pseudomonas orientalis genome contains a region encoding:
- a CDS encoding substrate-binding domain-containing protein produces the protein MFKKTLGAVALALAFSGFASAEEVKIGFLVKQAEEPWFQTEWAFAEKAGKEHGFTVIKIAVPDGEKTLSAIDSLAANGAKGFVICPPDVSLGPAIVAKAKVNGLKVMAVDDRFVDAKGNFMEDVPYLGMAAFEVGQKQGAAMAAEAKKRGWDWKDTYAVINTFNELDTGKKRTDGSIKSLEEAGIPKDHILTAALKTLDVPGSMDATNSALVKLPSGAKNLIIGGMNDNTVLGGVRATESAGFKAANVIGIGINGTDAIGELKKADSGFFGSMLPSPHIEGYNTALAMYEWVTTGKEPAKYTAMDEVTLITRANFQEELTKIGLWK, from the coding sequence ATGTTCAAGAAGACACTCGGTGCTGTGGCGCTTGCGTTGGCGTTCAGTGGGTTCGCATCCGCTGAAGAAGTGAAGATCGGCTTCCTGGTCAAACAGGCCGAAGAACCCTGGTTCCAGACCGAATGGGCCTTCGCCGAAAAAGCCGGCAAGGAGCACGGTTTCACTGTGATCAAGATCGCCGTGCCGGATGGCGAGAAAACCCTGTCGGCCATCGACAGCCTGGCCGCCAACGGCGCCAAGGGCTTTGTGATCTGCCCGCCGGATGTGTCCCTCGGCCCGGCCATCGTCGCCAAGGCCAAGGTCAACGGCCTCAAAGTGATGGCCGTGGACGACCGCTTCGTCGATGCCAAGGGCAACTTCATGGAAGACGTGCCGTACCTGGGCATGGCCGCGTTTGAAGTGGGCCAGAAACAGGGCGCCGCCATGGCCGCCGAAGCGAAAAAACGCGGCTGGGACTGGAAGGACACCTACGCGGTGATCAACACCTTCAACGAACTCGACACCGGCAAGAAACGCACCGACGGCTCGATCAAATCCCTGGAAGAAGCCGGCATTCCCAAGGACCATATCCTCACCGCCGCGCTTAAAACCCTCGACGTGCCCGGCAGCATGGACGCCACCAATTCGGCCCTGGTCAAGCTGCCCAGCGGCGCGAAAAACCTGATCATCGGCGGCATGAACGACAACACCGTGCTCGGTGGCGTACGTGCCACTGAAAGCGCCGGCTTCAAGGCCGCCAACGTGATCGGCATCGGCATCAATGGCACCGACGCCATCGGCGAATTGAAGAAAGCCGACAGCGGCTTCTTCGGCTCGATGCTGCCAAGCCCGCATATCGAGGGCTACAACACCGCGCTGGCGATGTACGAGTGGGTCACCACCGGTAAAGAGCCCGCCAAATACACCGCCATGGACGAAGTGACCCTGATCACCCGCGCCAACTTCCAGGAAGAACTGACCAAGATCGGGCTGTGGAAATGA
- a CDS encoding DUF4823 domain-containing protein translates to MRSLVLLLASLALSGCMTVGDMAEGTRYQMSDAGLLDHSDTRRTASIRVQPDSFIFIAQGAFVPPGSAYPRPNVVAEEAFNGFVEYFPMVRRARQPEGLEQAMAEARGVGAHYLLYCRFAAADDRIGNADEWTDQQALDRLGLDSGVIQIMLIETSTQYLIDTARIRSRGGLLTFHDNTPQDLIARPLAQYARSLLGMSNQ, encoded by the coding sequence ATGCGTAGTCTGGTTTTGTTGCTGGCGTCGTTGGCACTCAGTGGTTGCATGACCGTCGGCGATATGGCCGAAGGCACCCGCTATCAGATGAGCGACGCCGGCTTGCTCGACCACAGTGATACGCGCCGCACCGCTTCAATTCGTGTGCAGCCGGACTCCTTCATCTTTATCGCCCAGGGCGCTTTCGTGCCGCCCGGCAGCGCGTATCCGCGCCCCAACGTGGTGGCCGAGGAAGCCTTCAACGGCTTCGTCGAATATTTCCCCATGGTGCGTCGCGCCCGTCAGCCCGAAGGCCTCGAACAGGCCATGGCCGAAGCGCGCGGGGTGGGGGCTCATTACTTGCTGTATTGCCGTTTTGCGGCAGCCGACGACCGTATCGGCAACGCCGATGAGTGGACCGACCAGCAAGCCCTGGACCGCCTTGGCCTGGACAGCGGCGTGATCCAGATCATGTTGATCGAGACCAGCACCCAGTATTTGATTGATACTGCACGCATTCGCAGTCGTGGCGGTTTACTGACGTTCCACGACAATACGCCACAAGATCTGATTGCCCGGCCGCTGGCCCAGTACGCCCGAAGCTTGCTCGGCATGAGCAATCAGTAA
- a CDS encoding DUF1285 domain-containing protein, with the protein MTDTAKANDLLAQLPKGKGPAPVHLWNPDFCGNIDMRIARDGTWFYQGTPIGRKPMVKLFSNIIRRDGDDYFLVTPVEKVGITVDDAPFVAVTLEVQGQGESQVLRFSTNVDEQIEAGLEHPLRVVIDPLTEEPAPYLRVRSNLEAMVHRNVFYQLVELAVSRPINGQNWLGVWSNGQFFPIGLEP; encoded by the coding sequence ATGACCGATACCGCCAAGGCCAATGATCTGTTGGCGCAACTGCCCAAAGGTAAAGGGCCGGCGCCGGTGCATCTGTGGAACCCGGATTTCTGCGGCAATATCGACATGCGCATCGCCCGTGACGGCACCTGGTTCTATCAGGGCACGCCTATCGGGCGCAAACCCATGGTCAAGTTGTTCTCCAACATCATTCGCCGCGATGGCGATGATTATTTCCTGGTCACGCCGGTGGAAAAGGTCGGCATCACTGTCGATGACGCGCCCTTTGTCGCGGTCACGCTTGAGGTGCAAGGGCAAGGCGAAAGCCAGGTGCTGCGCTTCTCCACCAACGTAGACGAACAGATCGAGGCCGGCCTTGAGCACCCGCTGCGGGTGGTGATCGATCCGCTCACCGAGGAACCGGCGCCTTACTTGCGTGTGCGCAGCAACCTCGAAGCCATGGTGCACCGCAACGTGTTTTATCAATTGGTCGAGCTGGCCGTAAGCCGTCCGATCAACGGTCAGAACTGGCTTGGCGTATGGAGCAATGGGCAGTTTTTCCCGATTGGCCTGGAGCCCTGA
- a CDS encoding GntR family transcriptional regulator yields MIRHVRFDKKKRVVDELIRRIEGGVMADGFLLPGEHQLAEEFAVSRGTLREALAELKRRNYIATQSGVGSIVTFDGMGLDQRHGWAQALADTGAQVSTEVLRFEAVTRPDLSSRFGSEQFIALDRLRRTADGTAVSLERSLMPATGDLESLPRIGLIDHSLTITLAAYGYVGATGDQWIGAEALSDEDAQLLGRPSGTVFLKASRTTYDRRERFMEHVESLLDPVHFRLHLQFGASK; encoded by the coding sequence ATGATTAGACATGTTCGATTCGATAAGAAAAAACGCGTCGTCGACGAGCTCATCCGCCGTATCGAGGGTGGGGTGATGGCCGACGGTTTCCTGTTGCCGGGTGAACACCAATTGGCCGAGGAGTTTGCGGTCAGTCGTGGCACCCTGCGCGAGGCGCTGGCCGAGCTCAAGCGGCGTAATTACATCGCCACCCAAAGCGGTGTCGGCTCCATTGTCACCTTTGACGGCATGGGGCTCGACCAGCGCCACGGGTGGGCCCAGGCCCTGGCGGACACCGGCGCGCAAGTCAGCACCGAGGTGCTGCGCTTCGAAGCGGTGACACGCCCGGACCTGTCCAGCCGTTTCGGCAGCGAGCAGTTTATCGCCCTCGACCGCCTGCGCCGCACCGCCGACGGTACGGCGGTGTCACTGGAGCGCTCGCTGATGCCGGCCACCGGCGACCTGGAAAGCCTCCCGCGCATCGGCCTGATCGACCATTCCCTGACCATCACCCTCGCAGCCTACGGCTATGTGGGCGCCACGGGCGACCAATGGATCGGCGCCGAGGCCCTGAGCGATGAAGACGCCCAATTACTCGGCCGTCCGTCCGGCACGGTATTTCTCAAGGCCTCGCGCACCACCTATGACCGTCGCGAGCGTTTCATGGAGCATGTCGAAAGCTTGCTCGACCCCGTGCACTTTCGTTTGCACCTGCAATTCGGGGCGTCCAAATGA
- a CDS encoding SDR family oxidoreductase, which produces MQAQPLSLPAVPEPTYGERLKHKVVIITGAAQGIGEAIVACFQAQQARLVIADIQADKVEKVAAHWRERGAEIVAQAVDITSTEQWQALVNVAIERFGRVDVLVNCAGVNVFRDPLQMTDEDWRRCFAIDLDGAWYGCRAVLPHMIEQGIGNIINIASTHSSHIIPGCFPYPVAKHGLLGLTRALGIEYAPKGIRVNAIAPGYIETQLNVDYWNAFPDPHAERQRAFDLHPPKRIGQPIEVAMSALFLATDEAPFINATCLMIDGGRSVMYHD; this is translated from the coding sequence ATGCAGGCACAACCGTTGTCCCTACCCGCCGTGCCCGAGCCCACTTACGGCGAGCGACTCAAGCATAAGGTGGTGATCATCACCGGCGCTGCGCAAGGCATTGGCGAGGCCATCGTGGCGTGCTTCCAGGCGCAGCAGGCGCGGTTGGTGATCGCGGATATCCAGGCCGACAAGGTCGAGAAAGTCGCGGCCCATTGGCGCGAACGCGGCGCCGAGATTGTCGCGCAGGCCGTGGATATCACTTCCACAGAGCAATGGCAGGCACTGGTCAATGTGGCCATCGAGCGCTTCGGCCGCGTGGACGTGCTGGTCAACTGCGCCGGGGTCAATGTGTTTCGCGACCCGCTGCAAATGACCGACGAGGACTGGCGCCGCTGCTTCGCCATTGACCTTGACGGCGCCTGGTACGGTTGCCGCGCGGTGCTGCCGCACATGATCGAGCAGGGCATCGGCAACATCATCAACATTGCGTCCACCCACTCCAGCCACATCATTCCCGGCTGCTTTCCCTACCCTGTGGCCAAGCACGGCCTGCTCGGCCTTACTCGCGCCCTTGGCATCGAATACGCGCCCAAGGGCATCCGCGTGAATGCCATCGCCCCGGGCTATATCGAAACCCAACTCAACGTCGACTACTGGAACGCGTTCCCCGACCCCCACGCCGAGCGCCAGCGCGCGTTCGACCTGCACCCGCCCAAGCGCATCGGCCAGCCCATCGAGGTGGCGATGAGCGCGCTGTTTCTGGCGACCGACGAGGCGCCCTTTATCAATGCCACCTGCCTGATGATCGATGGCGGGCGGTCTGTGATGTACCACGACTAA
- a CDS encoding GNAT family N-acetyltransferase, whose amino-acid sequence MTIEIRPAVPSDAAQILTFITELAEYEKARHEVVASVVDIERSLFSEGSTAHGLICSRDGLPIGFAVFFFSYSTWLGSNCLYLEDLYINPEQRGGGAGKKLLRHLARIACDNGCGRFEWSVLDWNEPAIAFYKSIGAQPQEEWVRYRMEGNALRDFAQG is encoded by the coding sequence ATGACCATCGAGATTCGCCCCGCCGTACCCAGCGATGCTGCGCAGATCCTGACTTTCATCACTGAACTGGCCGAGTATGAGAAAGCCCGGCACGAAGTGGTCGCCAGCGTGGTGGATATCGAACGCAGTTTGTTCAGTGAGGGCTCCACCGCCCACGGCCTGATCTGTTCGCGCGACGGCCTGCCGATTGGCTTTGCGGTGTTCTTTTTCAGCTACTCCACCTGGCTTGGCAGTAACTGTCTGTATCTGGAAGACCTTTATATCAACCCGGAACAGCGCGGCGGCGGGGCGGGCAAGAAGTTGCTGCGCCACCTGGCCAGGATCGCCTGCGACAACGGCTGCGGGCGCTTCGAGTGGAGCGTGCTGGACTGGAACGAGCCGGCGATTGCGTTCTACAAGTCCATCGGCGCGCAGCCCCAGGAAGAGTGGGTGCGCTACCGCATGGAAGGCAATGCGCTGAGGGATTTCGCCCAGGGCTGA
- a CDS encoding purine-cytosine permease family protein: MSSTSSGQSAGQLETRGIEPVPEGECNGHPLQLFWVWFAANISILGLPLGATLVAFRGLAIWQAIIVAILGAAGSFAVVGIISIAGRRGRAPSLTLSRAIFGVRGNIGPTLVSLMSRLGWETVNTTTAAFVLLSLCSILFGSPVEAKSAPLLTLIFIAVFVLLTLAVSGLGHATLLVIQKWATYVFGALNILVGGFLCATIDWSAVFNATPAPLSAMIIGIGTMAAGTGIGWANAGADMSRYQHRSVKAVRLVASAAFGAGIPLVLLITLGGLLSVGNNDLASATDPIIAIRDMLPTWMAVPYLITAFGGLLLSNNLSVYSAGLTTLTLGLKVKRVHAVIVDIVAIFAGSIYFMLIADSFYGPFITFISLLAVPITAWVGIFVVDLIHRHYYSPKDLLDVSPSSAYWYRGGVEWRAFGAWALAIVLGFSFTTIGTTAENIWFAGPLSDSWLGHNGLGWIVTFLVAGGVYAVLGGAADRRPALVERPNV; encoded by the coding sequence ATGAGCAGCACCTCTTCCGGCCAAAGCGCCGGGCAATTGGAAACGCGCGGCATCGAGCCGGTCCCGGAAGGCGAGTGCAACGGGCATCCGCTGCAACTGTTCTGGGTCTGGTTCGCGGCCAATATCAGCATCCTCGGCTTGCCGCTGGGTGCCACCCTGGTTGCGTTTCGCGGCCTGGCCATCTGGCAGGCGATCATCGTCGCAATCCTGGGCGCTGCCGGTTCCTTCGCAGTGGTGGGCATCATTTCCATCGCCGGTCGCCGTGGCCGCGCGCCCAGCCTGACCTTGTCCCGCGCCATCTTCGGCGTACGCGGCAATATCGGGCCGACCCTGGTGTCGCTGATGTCGCGCCTGGGCTGGGAAACGGTCAACACCACAACGGCCGCGTTTGTGTTGCTGTCGCTGTGCTCGATCCTGTTTGGTTCCCCGGTGGAAGCGAAAAGCGCGCCGTTGCTCACCCTGATCTTCATCGCCGTTTTCGTGCTGCTGACCCTGGCCGTTTCCGGCCTGGGCCATGCCACCTTGCTGGTGATCCAGAAATGGGCGACCTACGTGTTCGGCGCGCTGAATATTCTGGTGGGCGGCTTCCTCTGCGCCACCATCGACTGGAGTGCGGTATTCAACGCCACGCCGGCGCCGCTGAGCGCCATGATCATCGGCATCGGCACCATGGCGGCCGGTACCGGTATCGGTTGGGCCAATGCCGGTGCCGATATGTCGCGTTACCAGCACCGCAGCGTCAAGGCCGTGCGCCTGGTGGCCTCCGCCGCGTTCGGTGCGGGCATCCCGCTGGTGTTGCTGATCACCCTCGGTGGCTTGCTGTCGGTGGGTAACAACGACCTGGCCTCGGCCACGGACCCGATCATTGCGATCCGCGACATGCTGCCGACCTGGATGGCAGTGCCGTACCTGATCACCGCGTTCGGCGGGCTGCTGTTGTCGAACAACCTGTCGGTGTATTCAGCCGGCCTCACCACCCTGACCCTGGGCCTGAAGGTCAAGCGCGTGCATGCGGTGATCGTCGACATCGTGGCGATTTTTGCCGGCTCCATTTACTTCATGCTGATCGCCGACAGTTTCTACGGTCCGTTCATCACCTTCATCTCCTTGCTGGCGGTGCCGATTACTGCCTGGGTGGGGATTTTCGTGGTCGACCTGATCCACCGTCACTACTACAGCCCCAAGGATTTGCTGGATGTCAGCCCGAGCAGCGCCTACTGGTATCGCGGCGGTGTGGAGTGGCGCGCATTTGGCGCCTGGGCGCTGGCCATCGTGCTGGGGTTCAGCTTCACCACCATCGGCACCACCGCCGAAAACATCTGGTTTGCCGGGCCGCTGTCCGATTCCTGGCTGGGCCATAACGGCCTTGGCTGGATTGTCACCTTCCTGGTGGCCGGCGGCGTCTATGCCGTACTCGGCGGCGCTGCCGATCGACGTCCCGCGTTAGTCGAGCGTCCCAATGTCTAG
- a CDS encoding ADP-ribosylglycohydrolase family protein: MTAENRALGAFYGLALGDALGMPTQSLSREQVRQRFGAITSLQDAGPDQPIAPNMPAGSITDDTEQAILVAELLVEGRGAIEPGVLARRLIDWEAAMRAKGSQDLLGPSTKRAIDMILAGHTPEESGRYGTTNGAAMRITPVGIAADVSDPARFIQAVIQACQVTHNTSLGIASAAAVAAVVSAGINGVDLGEALNIGTQVAQQAEHHGHWVAGGRMSTRISWARTLSVGSGDNALFTDLLYELIGTSVASQESVVVSFALAQQVASGDMNAFEALCLAASLGGDTDTIAAILGAMLGACLGMQCWPGPLIEQVKQVNSLDVQVLVQDLLALRQASR, translated from the coding sequence ATGACTGCTGAAAACCGCGCGCTTGGCGCGTTTTATGGCCTGGCCCTGGGCGACGCGCTGGGCATGCCCACCCAATCCCTGAGCCGTGAGCAGGTCCGGCAGCGTTTCGGCGCCATCACCTCCCTGCAAGATGCTGGCCCCGACCAACCCATTGCGCCAAATATGCCCGCCGGTTCCATCACCGATGACACCGAGCAGGCGATCCTGGTGGCTGAGTTGTTGGTGGAAGGCCGCGGTGCGATCGAGCCTGGCGTACTCGCCCGACGCCTGATCGACTGGGAAGCGGCCATGCGCGCCAAGGGTTCCCAGGACCTGCTCGGGCCCTCCACCAAGCGTGCGATCGACATGATCCTCGCGGGGCACACCCCCGAAGAATCCGGGCGCTACGGCACCACCAATGGCGCAGCCATGCGCATCACACCGGTGGGCATCGCCGCCGATGTCAGCGACCCTGCACGGTTTATCCAGGCGGTGATCCAGGCCTGCCAGGTCACCCACAACACCAGCCTGGGCATTGCCAGCGCGGCGGCGGTCGCGGCGGTGGTCTCGGCCGGTATCAATGGTGTCGACCTGGGCGAAGCGCTGAACATCGGCACCCAGGTGGCGCAACAGGCCGAACACCATGGCCACTGGGTTGCCGGCGGACGCATGTCGACCCGCATCAGTTGGGCACGCACCCTGAGCGTCGGCAGCGGCGACAACGCGCTGTTCACCGACTTGCTCTATGAATTGATTGGCACCTCCGTCGCCTCCCAGGAGTCGGTGGTGGTGTCGTTCGCCCTCGCGCAGCAAGTGGCATCGGGCGACATGAACGCGTTCGAAGCGCTGTGCCTGGCCGCGAGCCTGGGCGGCGACACCGACACCATCGCCGCGATCCTCGGCGCCATGCTTGGCGCGTGTCTGGGGATGCAGTGCTGGCCCGGGCCGTTGATCGAGCAGGTCAAGCAGGTCAATAGCCTGGATGTGCAAGTGCTGGTTCAAGACCTGCTCGCCTTGCGCCAGGCATCACGTTGA
- a CDS encoding PfkB family carbohydrate kinase: MSRLLHTGQVIVDLVMALDTLPPSGGDVLARSASFEAGGGFNVMAAARRNGLPVVYLGRHGSGRFGDLARAAMQAEGIEMALPASSGQDTGLCVSLTEATTERTFISHLGAEGELSADDLAQVAPRGDDYVYVSGYSLLLEGKAQALIDWLLALPREIGVVFDPGPLVKAPDSALMRALLPRIDIWTSNGPEALAFTGAMDIAAALPELGQHLPAETLRVVRDGPNGCWVGQAGDIRHVPGFKVQAVDSNGAGDAHAGVFIAGLVNGLAPAVAARRANAAAALAVTRWGPATSPGTSEVDALLAE; encoded by the coding sequence ATGTCTAGATTGCTGCACACCGGACAGGTCATCGTCGACCTGGTCATGGCCCTCGATACCTTGCCGCCGAGCGGGGGCGACGTGTTGGCCAGGTCGGCCAGTTTCGAAGCCGGCGGTGGCTTCAACGTCATGGCCGCCGCGCGGCGCAATGGTTTGCCGGTGGTTTACCTGGGACGTCACGGCAGCGGCCGCTTTGGTGACCTGGCCCGTGCTGCGATGCAGGCAGAAGGCATTGAAATGGCACTGCCGGCCAGCAGCGGCCAGGACACCGGCCTATGCGTCTCCCTGACCGAAGCCACCACGGAGCGCACGTTCATTTCCCACCTCGGCGCCGAGGGGGAATTGAGTGCCGATGACCTGGCCCAGGTAGCGCCGCGCGGCGATGACTATGTGTACGTCAGCGGTTACAGCCTGCTGCTTGAGGGCAAGGCGCAGGCGCTGATCGACTGGTTGCTGGCGCTGCCGCGCGAGATCGGGGTGGTGTTCGATCCAGGCCCGCTGGTCAAGGCGCCGGACTCGGCCTTGATGCGTGCGCTGCTGCCGCGTATCGATATCTGGACCAGCAATGGTCCGGAGGCCCTGGCTTTCACTGGCGCCATGGACATCGCCGCCGCGTTGCCCGAATTGGGCCAGCACCTGCCTGCCGAGACCCTGCGGGTGGTGCGCGATGGGCCGAATGGATGCTGGGTAGGGCAGGCGGGCGACATCAGGCATGTGCCGGGTTTCAAGGTGCAGGCGGTGGACAGCAATGGCGCGGGGGATGCGCATGCTGGGGTGTTTATTGCGGGATTGGTGAACGGTTTAGCGCCGGCCGTGGCAGCACGGCGGGCAAATGCGGCGGCGGCGTTGGCAGTAACGCGCTGGGGCCCGGCTACCTCTCCCGGCACCTCTGAAGTTGACGCATTGCTAGCTGAGTAA
- the araG gene encoding L-arabinose ABC transporter ATP-binding protein AraG, translating into MTAAALRFDGIGKTFPGVKALDGISFTAHPGQVHALMGENGAGKSTLLKILGGAYIPSSGTVQIGEQVMAFKNAADSIASGVAVIHQELHLVPEMTVAENLFLGHLPSRFGVVNRGVLRQQALACLKGLADEIDPQEKLGRLSLGQRQLVEIAKALSRGAHVIAFDEPTSSLSAREIDRLMAIIARLRDEGKVVLYVSHRMEEVFRICTAVTVFKDGRFVRTFEDMSALSHDQLVTCMVGRDIQDIYDYRPREHGEVALKVDGLLGPGLREPISFNVRKGEILGLFGLVGAGRTELFRLLSGLERASAGHLELCGEPLQLRSPRDAIAAGVLLCPEDRKKEGIIPLSSVAENINISARGAHSAFGWLLRDGWEKGNAEHQIKAMKVKTPSAEQKIMYLSGGNQQKAILGRWLSMPMKVLLLDEPTRGIDIGAKSEIYQIIHNLAANGIAVIVVSSDLMEVMGISDRILVMSEGTLTGELPRDQADEARLLQLALPRTRA; encoded by the coding sequence ATGACCGCTGCGGCCCTGCGTTTTGACGGTATCGGCAAAACCTTTCCTGGGGTCAAGGCGCTCGATGGCATCAGCTTCACCGCGCACCCGGGGCAAGTGCACGCCCTGATGGGCGAGAACGGTGCGGGTAAATCGACGCTGCTGAAGATCCTCGGTGGTGCCTATATTCCCAGCAGCGGCACGGTGCAGATCGGCGAGCAGGTCATGGCCTTCAAGAACGCCGCCGACAGCATTGCCAGCGGCGTGGCGGTGATTCACCAGGAGCTGCACCTGGTGCCGGAAATGACCGTGGCCGAGAACCTGTTCCTCGGGCATCTGCCGTCGCGTTTTGGCGTGGTCAACCGCGGTGTGCTGCGCCAGCAGGCGCTGGCGTGCCTCAAGGGCCTGGCCGATGAAATCGATCCCCAGGAAAAGCTAGGGCGCCTGTCCCTGGGCCAGCGCCAACTGGTGGAAATCGCCAAAGCGCTGTCCCGTGGCGCCCATGTGATTGCCTTCGATGAGCCGACCAGCAGCCTGTCCGCCCGCGAAATCGATCGCTTGATGGCGATCATTGCGCGCCTGCGCGATGAGGGCAAAGTGGTGCTCTATGTCTCCCACCGCATGGAAGAAGTGTTCCGTATCTGCACTGCGGTGACGGTGTTCAAGGACGGGCGCTTCGTGCGCACCTTCGAGGACATGAGCGCGCTGAGCCACGATCAGTTGGTGACCTGCATGGTCGGCCGCGATATCCAGGACATCTACGACTACCGCCCGCGCGAGCACGGCGAAGTGGCGCTCAAGGTCGACGGCCTGCTCGGTCCCGGCCTGCGCGAGCCGATCAGTTTCAACGTGCGCAAAGGCGAAATCCTCGGCCTGTTCGGCTTGGTGGGGGCAGGGCGCACGGAACTGTTCCGCCTGCTCAGCGGCCTGGAGCGTGCCAGCGCCGGCCACCTGGAGTTGTGCGGTGAGCCGCTGCAATTGCGCTCACCGCGCGATGCCATCGCGGCCGGCGTGCTGCTGTGCCCGGAAGACCGCAAGAAGGAGGGCATCATTCCGCTGTCCAGCGTCGCCGAAAACATCAACATCAGTGCCCGGGGCGCGCATTCGGCGTTCGGCTGGCTGTTGCGCGATGGCTGGGAAAAGGGCAACGCCGAGCATCAGATCAAGGCGATGAAGGTCAAGACGCCCAGCGCCGAACAGAAAATCATGTACCTGTCCGGCGGCAACCAGCAGAAAGCCATTCTCGGCCGCTGGCTGTCGATGCCGATGAAGGTGCTGCTGCTGGATGAGCCCACGCGCGGTATCGACATCGGCGCCAAATCGGAGATCTATCAGATCATCCACAACCTGGCAGCCAACGGCATCGCAGTCATCGTGGTGTCCAGCGACCTGAT
- a CDS encoding Rho termination factor N-terminal domain-containing protein produces MPRGSKAKYTTEQKRKAAHIEDGYEHKGLSKDEAEARAWATVNKQSGGGEKAGGSGQRKAPAKKKQDQQDSAKRAAASREGHPRGSRASLGTQTKESLMKEARARNIPGRSSMRKDELIQALRKAG; encoded by the coding sequence ATGCCTCGTGGAAGCAAAGCCAAATACACCACCGAACAGAAACGCAAGGCCGCTCATATCGAAGACGGTTATGAGCACAAGGGCCTGTCCAAGGACGAAGCCGAAGCCCGTGCCTGGGCCACCGTCAACAAGCAATCCGGCGGTGGCGAAAAAGCCGGCGGGTCCGGTCAGCGCAAGGCGCCGGCCAAGAAGAAACAGGACCAGCAGGATTCAGCCAAGCGCGCGGCAGCCAGCCGTGAGGGACATCCTCGCGGCAGTCGTGCGTCGCTGGGTACGCAAACCAAGGAAAGCCTGATGAAGGAAGCGCGGGCCAGGAATATTCCCGGGCGTTCCTCCATGCGCAAGGATGAGCTAATCCAAGCGCTGCGCAAGGCCGGTTGA